From the Balearica regulorum gibbericeps isolate bBalReg1 chromosome 4, bBalReg1.pri, whole genome shotgun sequence genome, one window contains:
- the EBF4 gene encoding transcription factor COE4 isoform X3, with product MARAGGAAGPRRRALPRGGLPMKEEPLTAGLPSVRWLQGTGILDASTAAQSGVGLARAHFEKQPPSNLRKSNFFHFVLAMYDRQGQPVEIERTSFIDFVEKEREQNGEKTNNGIHYRLQLLYSNGLRTEQDLYVRLIDSMSKQAIIYEGQDKNPEMCRVLLTHEIMCSRCCDKKSCGNRNETPSDPVIIDRFFLKFFLKCNQNCLKNAGNPRDMRRFQVVVSTTVNVDGHVLAVSDNMFVHNNSKHGRRARRLDPSEAATPCIKAISPSEGWTTGGATVIVIGDNFFDGLQVVFGTMLVWSELITPHAIRVQTPPRHIPGVVEVTLSYKSKQFCKGAPGRFVYTALNEPTIDYGFQRLQKVIPRHPGDPERLPKEVLLKRAADLVEALYGMPHSNQDIILKRAADIAEALYSVPRNPGQLSSLAGTHGPAGMMGVNSFGSQLAVNIGDSPQGAEQGYSRNTGSVSPRGYVPSSTPQQSSYSGTTGINGYGGGTMAGLGVPGSPSFLNGSTANSPYAIMPASPPLGASSITLPSGTNASTPTGVFSFSPVNMISAVKQKSAFAPVVRPQTSPPPACASTSGSSLQDPAFEDSDKFHTPARPLQGLAYS from the exons atggcccgggccggcggggcggcggggccgcggcggcgg GcgctgccccggggggggctgcccaTGAAGGAAGAGCCGCTGACCGCCGGGCTGCCCTCCGTCCGCTGGCTGCAGGGCACCGGCATCCTGGACGCCAGCACGGCAGCGCAGAG CGGGGTGGGCCTGGCTCGAGCCCACTTTGAGAAGCAGCCCCCCTCCAACCTGCGGAAATCCAACTTCTTCCACTTCGTCCTGGCCATGTACGACCGGCAGGGCCAGCCCGTGGAGATCGAGCGCACCTCCTTCATCGACTTCGTGGAGAAGGAGCGG gagcaGAATGGCGAGAAAACCAACAACGGGATCCACTACCGGCTCCAGCTGCTGTACAGCAACG GGCTTCGGACCGAGCAGGACCTCTACGTCCGCCTCATCGACTCCATGTCCAAGCAG GCCATCATCTACGAGGGGCAGGACAAGAACCCCGAGATGTGCCGCGTCCTCCTCACCCACGAGATCATGTGCAG CCGCTGCTGCGACAAGAAGAGCTGCGGGAACCGCAACGAGACCCCCTCCGACCCCGTCATCATCGACAG GTTTTTCCTCAAGTTTTTCCTCAAATGCAACCAAAACTGCCTGAAGAACGCGGGGAACCCCCGGGATATGCGGCGCTTCCAG GTGGTCGTGTCGACGACGGTGAACGTGGACGGCCACGTCCTGGCCGTGTCCGACAACATGTTCGTCCACAACAACTCCAAGCACGGGCGGCGGGCACGGCGCCTCGACCCCTCCGAAG CAGCCACCCCCTGCATCAAAGCCATCAGCCCCAGCGAGGGCTGGACCACCGGAGGTGCCACCGTCATCGTCATCGGGGACAACTTCTTCGACGGGCTGCAGGTCGTCTTCGGCACCATGCTGGTGTGGAGCGAG CTCATCACGCCTCACGCCATCCGGGTGCAGACCCCCCCGCGGCACATCCCCGGCGTGGTGGAGGTGACGCTGTCCTACAAGTCCAAGCAGTTTTGCAAGGGCGCCCCGGGACGCTTCGTCTACACCG CGCTGAACGAGCCCACCATCGACTACGGGTTCCAGCGGCTGCAGAAGGTCATCCCCCGGCACCCCGGGGACCCCGAGCGCCTGCCCAAG GAGGTCCTGCTGAAGCGGGCGGCCGACCTGGTGGAGGCTCTCTACGGGATGCCGCACAGCAACCAG gacATCATCCTGAAGCGAGCGGCAGACATCGCCGAGGCGCTGTACAGCGTCCCCCGCAACCCCGGCCAGCTCTCCTCGCTGGCCGGCACCCACGGCCCCGCCGGCATGATGGGGGTGAACTCCTTCGGCAGCCAGCTGGCCGTCAACATCGGCGACTCGCCGCAGGGCGCCGAGCAAG GCTACTCCAGAAACACCGGCAGCGTCTCGCCGCGGGGCTACGTGCCCAGCTCCACGCCGCAGCAGAGCAGCTACAGCGGCACCACCGGCATCAACGGCTACGGCGGCGGCACCATGGCTGGCCTGGGGGTGCCCGGTTCCCCTAGCTTCCTCAACGGCTCCACCGCCAACTCCCCCTACGCCA TCATGCCCGCCAGCCCCCCGCTCGGCGCCTCCTCCATCACCCTCCCGTCGGGCACCAACGCCTCCACCCCCACCGGggtcttctccttctcccccgtCAACATGATCTCGGCGGTGAAGCAGAAAAGCGCCTTCGCCCCCGTGGTACGGCCGCAGacctccccgccgcccgcctGCGCCAGCACCAGCGGCAGCAGCCTGCAAG ACCCGGCTTTCGAGGACTCGGACAAGTTCCACACGCCCGCGCGGCCGCTCCAGGGACTGGCCTATTCCTAA
- the EBF4 gene encoding transcription factor COE4 isoform X2, translating into MARAGGAAGPRRRVLVLMVLVAAAGRRGRGAGRRRGGGPPGPSGPPGPPPPPGPPSRPLLLLLPLPLPPPPPPPPPPRAAPAAAARPEALPRGGLPMKEEPLTAGLPSVRWLQGTGILDASTAAQSGVGLARAHFEKQPPSNLRKSNFFHFVLAMYDRQGQPVEIERTSFIDFVEKEREQNGEKTNNGIHYRLQLLYSNGLRTEQDLYVRLIDSMSKQAIIYEGQDKNPEMCRVLLTHEIMCSRCCDKKSCGNRNETPSDPVIIDRFFLKFFLKCNQNCLKNAGNPRDMRRFQVVVSTTVNVDGHVLAVSDNMFVHNNSKHGRRARRLDPSEATPCIKAISPSEGWTTGGATVIVIGDNFFDGLQVVFGTMLVWSELITPHAIRVQTPPRHIPGVVEVTLSYKSKQFCKGAPGRFVYTALNEPTIDYGFQRLQKVIPRHPGDPERLPKEVLLKRAADLVEALYGMPHSNQDIILKRAADIAEALYSVPRNPGQLSSLAGTHGPAGMMGVNSFGSQLAVNIGDSPQGAEQGYSRNTGSVSPRGYVPSSTPQQSSYSGTTGINGYGGGTMAGLGVPGSPSFLNGSTANSPYAIMPASPPLGASSITLPSGTNASTPTGVFSFSPVNMISAVKQKSAFAPVVRPQTSPPPACASTSGSSLQDPAFEDSDKFHTPARPLQGLAYS; encoded by the exons atggcccgggccggcggggcggcggggccgcggcggcgggtGCTGGTGCTGATGGTGCTGGtggccgcggcggggcggcggggccggggcgcggggcggcggcggggaggcggcccCCCCGGACCCTCGGgcccccccgggcccccgccgccccccgggcccccctcccgcccgctcctgctgctgctgccgctgccgctgccgccgccgccgccgccgccgccgcctccccgcgccgcgcccgccgccgccgcccgcccg GAGGcgctgccccggggggggctgcccaTGAAGGAAGAGCCGCTGACCGCCGGGCTGCCCTCCGTCCGCTGGCTGCAGGGCACCGGCATCCTGGACGCCAGCACGGCAGCGCAGAG CGGGGTGGGCCTGGCTCGAGCCCACTTTGAGAAGCAGCCCCCCTCCAACCTGCGGAAATCCAACTTCTTCCACTTCGTCCTGGCCATGTACGACCGGCAGGGCCAGCCCGTGGAGATCGAGCGCACCTCCTTCATCGACTTCGTGGAGAAGGAGCGG gagcaGAATGGCGAGAAAACCAACAACGGGATCCACTACCGGCTCCAGCTGCTGTACAGCAACG GGCTTCGGACCGAGCAGGACCTCTACGTCCGCCTCATCGACTCCATGTCCAAGCAG GCCATCATCTACGAGGGGCAGGACAAGAACCCCGAGATGTGCCGCGTCCTCCTCACCCACGAGATCATGTGCAG CCGCTGCTGCGACAAGAAGAGCTGCGGGAACCGCAACGAGACCCCCTCCGACCCCGTCATCATCGACAG GTTTTTCCTCAAGTTTTTCCTCAAATGCAACCAAAACTGCCTGAAGAACGCGGGGAACCCCCGGGATATGCGGCGCTTCCAG GTGGTCGTGTCGACGACGGTGAACGTGGACGGCCACGTCCTGGCCGTGTCCGACAACATGTTCGTCCACAACAACTCCAAGCACGGGCGGCGGGCACGGCGCCTCGACCCCTCCGAAG CCACCCCCTGCATCAAAGCCATCAGCCCCAGCGAGGGCTGGACCACCGGAGGTGCCACCGTCATCGTCATCGGGGACAACTTCTTCGACGGGCTGCAGGTCGTCTTCGGCACCATGCTGGTGTGGAGCGAG CTCATCACGCCTCACGCCATCCGGGTGCAGACCCCCCCGCGGCACATCCCCGGCGTGGTGGAGGTGACGCTGTCCTACAAGTCCAAGCAGTTTTGCAAGGGCGCCCCGGGACGCTTCGTCTACACCG CGCTGAACGAGCCCACCATCGACTACGGGTTCCAGCGGCTGCAGAAGGTCATCCCCCGGCACCCCGGGGACCCCGAGCGCCTGCCCAAG GAGGTCCTGCTGAAGCGGGCGGCCGACCTGGTGGAGGCTCTCTACGGGATGCCGCACAGCAACCAG gacATCATCCTGAAGCGAGCGGCAGACATCGCCGAGGCGCTGTACAGCGTCCCCCGCAACCCCGGCCAGCTCTCCTCGCTGGCCGGCACCCACGGCCCCGCCGGCATGATGGGGGTGAACTCCTTCGGCAGCCAGCTGGCCGTCAACATCGGCGACTCGCCGCAGGGCGCCGAGCAAG GCTACTCCAGAAACACCGGCAGCGTCTCGCCGCGGGGCTACGTGCCCAGCTCCACGCCGCAGCAGAGCAGCTACAGCGGCACCACCGGCATCAACGGCTACGGCGGCGGCACCATGGCTGGCCTGGGGGTGCCCGGTTCCCCTAGCTTCCTCAACGGCTCCACCGCCAACTCCCCCTACGCCA TCATGCCCGCCAGCCCCCCGCTCGGCGCCTCCTCCATCACCCTCCCGTCGGGCACCAACGCCTCCACCCCCACCGGggtcttctccttctcccccgtCAACATGATCTCGGCGGTGAAGCAGAAAAGCGCCTTCGCCCCCGTGGTACGGCCGCAGacctccccgccgcccgcctGCGCCAGCACCAGCGGCAGCAGCCTGCAAG ACCCGGCTTTCGAGGACTCGGACAAGTTCCACACGCCCGCGCGGCCGCTCCAGGGACTGGCCTATTCCTAA
- the EBF4 gene encoding transcription factor COE4 isoform X1, translated as MARAGGAAGPRRRVLVLMVLVAAAGRRGRGAGRRRGGGPPGPSGPPGPPPPPGPPSRPLLLLLPLPLPPPPPPPPPPRAAPAAAARPEALPRGGLPMKEEPLTAGLPSVRWLQGTGILDASTAAQSGVGLARAHFEKQPPSNLRKSNFFHFVLAMYDRQGQPVEIERTSFIDFVEKEREQNGEKTNNGIHYRLQLLYSNGLRTEQDLYVRLIDSMSKQAIIYEGQDKNPEMCRVLLTHEIMCSRCCDKKSCGNRNETPSDPVIIDRFFLKFFLKCNQNCLKNAGNPRDMRRFQVVVSTTVNVDGHVLAVSDNMFVHNNSKHGRRARRLDPSEAATPCIKAISPSEGWTTGGATVIVIGDNFFDGLQVVFGTMLVWSELITPHAIRVQTPPRHIPGVVEVTLSYKSKQFCKGAPGRFVYTALNEPTIDYGFQRLQKVIPRHPGDPERLPKEVLLKRAADLVEALYGMPHSNQDIILKRAADIAEALYSVPRNPGQLSSLAGTHGPAGMMGVNSFGSQLAVNIGDSPQGAEQGYSRNTGSVSPRGYVPSSTPQQSSYSGTTGINGYGGGTMAGLGVPGSPSFLNGSTANSPYAIMPASPPLGASSITLPSGTNASTPTGVFSFSPVNMISAVKQKSAFAPVVRPQTSPPPACASTSGSSLQDPAFEDSDKFHTPARPLQGLAYS; from the exons atggcccgggccggcggggcggcggggccgcggcggcgggtGCTGGTGCTGATGGTGCTGGtggccgcggcggggcggcggggccggggcgcggggcggcggcggggaggcggcccCCCCGGACCCTCGGgcccccccgggcccccgccgccccccgggcccccctcccgcccgctcctgctgctgctgccgctgccgctgccgccgccgccgccgccgccgccgcctccccgcgccgcgcccgccgccgccgcccgcccg GAGGcgctgccccggggggggctgcccaTGAAGGAAGAGCCGCTGACCGCCGGGCTGCCCTCCGTCCGCTGGCTGCAGGGCACCGGCATCCTGGACGCCAGCACGGCAGCGCAGAG CGGGGTGGGCCTGGCTCGAGCCCACTTTGAGAAGCAGCCCCCCTCCAACCTGCGGAAATCCAACTTCTTCCACTTCGTCCTGGCCATGTACGACCGGCAGGGCCAGCCCGTGGAGATCGAGCGCACCTCCTTCATCGACTTCGTGGAGAAGGAGCGG gagcaGAATGGCGAGAAAACCAACAACGGGATCCACTACCGGCTCCAGCTGCTGTACAGCAACG GGCTTCGGACCGAGCAGGACCTCTACGTCCGCCTCATCGACTCCATGTCCAAGCAG GCCATCATCTACGAGGGGCAGGACAAGAACCCCGAGATGTGCCGCGTCCTCCTCACCCACGAGATCATGTGCAG CCGCTGCTGCGACAAGAAGAGCTGCGGGAACCGCAACGAGACCCCCTCCGACCCCGTCATCATCGACAG GTTTTTCCTCAAGTTTTTCCTCAAATGCAACCAAAACTGCCTGAAGAACGCGGGGAACCCCCGGGATATGCGGCGCTTCCAG GTGGTCGTGTCGACGACGGTGAACGTGGACGGCCACGTCCTGGCCGTGTCCGACAACATGTTCGTCCACAACAACTCCAAGCACGGGCGGCGGGCACGGCGCCTCGACCCCTCCGAAG CAGCCACCCCCTGCATCAAAGCCATCAGCCCCAGCGAGGGCTGGACCACCGGAGGTGCCACCGTCATCGTCATCGGGGACAACTTCTTCGACGGGCTGCAGGTCGTCTTCGGCACCATGCTGGTGTGGAGCGAG CTCATCACGCCTCACGCCATCCGGGTGCAGACCCCCCCGCGGCACATCCCCGGCGTGGTGGAGGTGACGCTGTCCTACAAGTCCAAGCAGTTTTGCAAGGGCGCCCCGGGACGCTTCGTCTACACCG CGCTGAACGAGCCCACCATCGACTACGGGTTCCAGCGGCTGCAGAAGGTCATCCCCCGGCACCCCGGGGACCCCGAGCGCCTGCCCAAG GAGGTCCTGCTGAAGCGGGCGGCCGACCTGGTGGAGGCTCTCTACGGGATGCCGCACAGCAACCAG gacATCATCCTGAAGCGAGCGGCAGACATCGCCGAGGCGCTGTACAGCGTCCCCCGCAACCCCGGCCAGCTCTCCTCGCTGGCCGGCACCCACGGCCCCGCCGGCATGATGGGGGTGAACTCCTTCGGCAGCCAGCTGGCCGTCAACATCGGCGACTCGCCGCAGGGCGCCGAGCAAG GCTACTCCAGAAACACCGGCAGCGTCTCGCCGCGGGGCTACGTGCCCAGCTCCACGCCGCAGCAGAGCAGCTACAGCGGCACCACCGGCATCAACGGCTACGGCGGCGGCACCATGGCTGGCCTGGGGGTGCCCGGTTCCCCTAGCTTCCTCAACGGCTCCACCGCCAACTCCCCCTACGCCA TCATGCCCGCCAGCCCCCCGCTCGGCGCCTCCTCCATCACCCTCCCGTCGGGCACCAACGCCTCCACCCCCACCGGggtcttctccttctcccccgtCAACATGATCTCGGCGGTGAAGCAGAAAAGCGCCTTCGCCCCCGTGGTACGGCCGCAGacctccccgccgcccgcctGCGCCAGCACCAGCGGCAGCAGCCTGCAAG ACCCGGCTTTCGAGGACTCGGACAAGTTCCACACGCCCGCGCGGCCGCTCCAGGGACTGGCCTATTCCTAA